One window from the genome of Clarias gariepinus isolate MV-2021 ecotype Netherlands chromosome 15, CGAR_prim_01v2, whole genome shotgun sequence encodes:
- the fbxo22 gene encoding F-box only protein 22 — MEGEGASSSAAVESKAGFVLGNVAEVVEKILSYVPTKSVLRIASVCRLWRNCARRVLRTRQKTTWLSASGSSRYEEHVLLRTMEEGLENVFLLPQTVMLMVDHEHFAGYHSSFRHKKARRCQPEDEVDVEDKLRRMLPSNCNILCIVTPGIVLTPSEPTCRIPKEFMEGEAGFSLLFPAIEGVHIRPFHFCKKSLTDGALEKAGLSGNPDLKVVLLFGYDSYKTGAARFLNQLLEPLGRSNVLIAGGHVERAFPQARDCCSPGSFGVVGLTLSGPRIQGASVLLDQDVSTPAAAEVTIRRLKATNIPESNTVGFMFACVARGHNHYNGQHNVEADVFHKLFPGVPLFGFFGNGEIGCDRIVKESYTLSQTDASGLQHGYTTVMSLVHLG, encoded by the exons ATGGAGGGTGAAGGAGCGAGTAGCAGCGCCGCTGTGGAGAGTAAAGCCGGGTTTGTGCTCGGGAACGTGGCGGAAGTGGTGGAGAAGATCCTGAGTTATGTGCCGACTAAGTCCGTGCTGCGGATAGCGAG TGTTTGTCGGCTCTGGAGGAACTGCGCACGGAGAGTGCTGAGGACGCGACAGAAAACCACCTGGCTCTCGGCTTCTGGTTCGTCACGATACGAAGAACACGTTCTCCTCAGAACCATGGAGGAAGGACTGGAG aatGTCTTCCTGTTGCCCCAGACGGTGATGTTGATGGTGGACCATGAGCACTTTGCTGGATATCACAGCTCTTTCAGACATAAGAAAG CCAGGCGGTGTCAGCCGGAGGACGAGGTGGACGTGGAGGACAAGCTGAGACGCATGCTGCCCAGCAACTGTAACATTTTATGCATCGTCACTCCAGGAATCGTGT TGACCCCCAGCGAGCCGACCTGCCGCATCCCTAAGGAGTTCATGGAAGGTGAAGCAGGTTTCAGTCTTCTGTTTCCTGCCATAGAGGGCGTTCACATCCGCCCGTTCCACTTCTGTAAAAAGAGCCTGACTGACGGCGCTTTAGAGAAAGCAG GCTTGAGTGGAAATCCTGACCTGAAGGTGGTGCTGCTGTTTGGCTACGACTCTTACAAAACCGGAGCGGCTCGCTTCCTTAACCAGCTGCTGGAGCCTCTGGGGCGGAGCAACGTCCTCATCGCGGGGGGTCACGTAGAGAGAGCGTTCCCGCAGGCCAGAGACTG CTGTTCTCCGGGTTCCTTCGGCGTGGTGGGTCTCACCCTGAGTGGTCCCAGGATTCAGGGTGCCTCGGTGCTCCTGGATCAGGACGTGAGCACGCCCGCAGCGGCCGAGGTCACCATCCGCCGCTTAAAAGCCACCAACATTCCCGAGTCCAACACTGTCGGCTTCATGTTCGCCTGCGTGGCGCGCGGACACAACCACTACAACGGCCAGCACAACGTAGAGGCCGACGTCTTCCACAAACTCTTCCCCGGAGTTCCTCTGTTCGGATTCTTCGGGAACGGCGAGATCGGCTGCGACCGCATCGTTAAGGAGAGCTACACGCTTAGTCAGACTGACGCTAGCGGGCTGCAGCATGGCTACACCACCGTCATGAGTCTGGTGCACTTGGgataa
- the LOC128542879 gene encoding tropomyosin alpha-1 chain-like, translating to MEAIKKKMQMLKLDKENALDRAEQSEGDKKGAEDRTKALEDDVVSMEKKLKGTEDELAKYCEAVKDAQEKLENAEKKATEAEGDVASLNRRIQLVEEELDRAQERLATALQKLEEAEKAADESERGMKVIENRALKDEEKMVAQELQLKEAKNVAEDSDRKYEEVARKLVIVETELERTEERAELNEGKFSELEEELKTVTNLMKSLEAQAEKYSSKEDKYEEEIKLLTDKLKEAETRAEFAERSCAKLEKTIDDLEDESYAQKLKYKAISEELDHALNDMTSI from the exons ATGGAAGCCATCAAGAAGAAGATGCAGATGCTGAAGCTCGACAAGGAAAATGCCTTGGATAGAGCAGAGCAGTCTGAGGGAGACAAGAAGGGAGCAGAGGACAGAACCAAGGCG cTGGAGGATGACGTGGTCTCCATGGAGAAGAAGCTCAAAGGAACCGAGGACGAGCTGGCCAAGTACTGCGAGGCCGTGAAGGATGCTCAGGAGAAACTGGAGAATGCCGAGAAGAAGGCCACTGAA GCTGAGGGCGATGTGGCTTCCCTGAACAGACGCATCCAGCTGGTTGAGGAGGAGTTGGATCGCGCTCAGGAGCGTCTGGCCACGGCTCTGCAGAAGCTGGAGGAGGCTGAGAAGGCTGCTGATGAGAGCGAGAG AGGTATGAAGGTTATTGAGAACAGGGCCCTGAAGGACGAGGAGAAGATGGTGGCTCAGGAGCTCCAACTGAAGGAGGCCAAAAACGTGGCTGAGGACTCTGATCGCAAATACGAGGAG gtggctCGTAAGCTGGTGATCGTTGAGACTGAGCTGGAGCGTACAGAGGAGAGAGCTGAGCTTAACGAGGG TAAATTCTCTGAACTTGAGGAGGAACTAAAGACAGTCACTAACCTCATGAAGTCCCTGGAGGCCCAGGCTGAGAAG TACTCTTCAAAGGAGGACAAATATGAGGAGGAGATCAAGCTTCTGACTGACAAGCTGAAGgag GCTGAGACTCGTGCTGAGTTTGCTGAGAGATCATGTGCCAAGCTGGAGAAGACCATCGATGATCTGGAGG ATGAGTCTTATGCCCAGAAACTCAAGTACAAAGCCATCAGCGAGGAGCTCGACCACGCCCTGAACGACATGACCTCCAT ATAA